A single region of the Gadus chalcogrammus isolate NIFS_2021 unplaced genomic scaffold, NIFS_Gcha_1.0 GACHA101, whole genome shotgun sequence genome encodes:
- the LOC130378777 gene encoding uncharacterized protein LOC130378777, translating into MADLGVAPLSASALPTSPAPQTYSIIFDNLDFYVQTHHQSTSQTNKSIHWIHHMCVINRINSLHLDKLKPTNSLIDYDLGNSLPGPDTQASMRREFVVLGSRILTAYLESFKTLSSVVVQHIPHQFSEEMAQPSTHYPLGLLFKDETQTADLVDVLQHLQKEYVPRCPDGLEKILIGGDRLTEANSRNIQLAFADGETEEDRLEGLCVKYEDWHAIRKLFEIYHQIFFSEESAKDHGTLHANMNLLR; encoded by the exons ATGGCCGATTTGGGTGTTGCTCCATTGTCTGCCTCAGCACTTCCAACCTCACCTGCACCTCAAACATATTCCATCATATTCGACAACCTGGACTTTTACGTTCAGACGCATCATCAGTCCACCAGCCAGACCAACAAGTCAATTCACTGGATCCACCACATGTGTGTCATCAACAGAATCAACTCACTACACCTTGACAAGTTGAAACCGACAAATTCTTTGATTGACTATGATCTCGGGAATTCACTTCCTGGACCAGACACACAAGCCAGTATGCGTCGGGAATTCGTTGTTTTGGGGAGCCGAATCCTGACAGCTTATTTGGAATCATTCAAGACCCTCTCCAGTGTGGTTGTTCAACATATCCCCCACCAGTTCTCTGAAGAAATGGCCCAGCCATCCACTCAT TATCCACTTGGACTTCTATTCAAGGACGAAACACAAACTGCCGACCTGGTGGATGTGCTCCAGCACCTTCAAAAGGA GTATGTGCCAAGATGTCCTGATGGGCTTGAAAAGATTTTGATCGGGggtgacagactgacagaggcCAATTCCCGGAATATCCAGTTGGCGTTTGCTgatggggagacggaggaggaccgCCTGGAAGGCCTCTGTGTCAAATATGAAGACTGGCACGCAATTCGAAAACTCTTTGAG ATATATCATCAGATCTTCTTTAGTGAAGAATCTGCCAAAGACCATGGCACACTCCACGCCAACATGAATCTCTTGAGGTAA